The following proteins are co-located in the Spea bombifrons isolate aSpeBom1 chromosome 3, aSpeBom1.2.pri, whole genome shotgun sequence genome:
- the RIMS1 gene encoding regulating synaptic membrane exocytosis protein 1 isoform X2, with the protein MAAEMRSRMVRQPSRESTDGSINSYSSEGNLIFPGVRLGVDSQFSDFLDGLGPAQLVGRQTLATPAMGDIQIGMVDKKGQLEVEVIRARGLIQKPGSKSTPAPYVKVYLLENGACVAKKKTRIARKTLDPLYQQTLVFEESPHGKVLQVIVWGDYGRMDHKCFMGVAQILLEELDLSSVVIGWYKLFPPSSLVDPTLAPLTRRASQSSLESSTGPPSIRS; encoded by the exons ATGGCTGCGGAAATGAGAAGTCGTATGGTACGGCAACCAAGTAGAGAGTCAACAGATGGAAGTATCAACAGCTACAGCTCTGAGGGAAA CTTGATATTTCCAGGAGTAAGATTGGGGGTTGACAGCCAGTTCAGTGATTTTCTTGATGGACTTGGACCTGCACAGTTAGTAGGTCGTCAGACACTCGCCACTCCCGCCATGG GTGATATTCAGATTGGAATGGTAGACAAAAAAGGGCAGCTAGAAGTTGAAGTCATAAGGGCACGGGGTCTTATACAGAAGCCAGGCTCAAAATCTACCCCAG cacCGTATGTAAAGGTATACCTTTTGGAAAATGGTGCTTGTGTAGCCAAGAAGAAGACAAGAATTGCACGGAAAACACTTGATCCACTCTATCAGCAAACTCTGGTTTTTGAAGAAAGTCCTCATGGAAAAGTTCTGCAG gtAATTGTCTGGGGAGATTATGGAAGAATGGATCACAAATGCTTCATGGGTGTAGCACAGATTCTTCTCGAAGAACTTGATCTGTCCAGTGTGGTGATTGGATGGTATAAATTGTTTCCTCCATCTTCATTGGTTGATCCTACACTGGCACCACTTACGCGCAGGGCTTCCCAGTCATCTCTTGAAAGTTCAACTGGGCCTCCTTCCATAAGATCTTAA